aaagtgtaaacaaaagccatcttgttcaattacGTCCCATATGAGCAGTTTTGGAAaaggattctaatctacgacaGTTTCGTGATGGCCACGACTAACTGTtcacttttgagcttttaagagcttgtaatcacatttccacatattctgcacctacaacacagcagagtaaaacatggtgaatcttttgatacgtaactgtaatgtgaatgttGTTGCAAAGTCAATCTTTAATTTACAAATGAATCAATTACTGATATCTTTTACTTACTGTAGAATTGAAATGACTTGGTGCATCCTACTAGTAAGAATTGAATTGATTCTTCACTGTCATCATAGACGAAATGATTTGATTCTCCATTTTCAATAAGCAAAGAGACTCGAGTCAATGcttctttttattattactcTCAGTATCTCTAtgattagtaatttattactgTGTTAACGGAAATTCTTTGTTGGAAAGTGATAACTGATCAAATCAATCAGACAATCATAAGCGCAGTGCAGTAATGCCAGTCGCACACGTTTGACATTTTCATAAACCTCGATATCATGTTTTATTTGTCGATAATATGTAGTGTTATTATTCATGTACCACACAATGATATAGTATAGTTTTATGGCTTGCCTGTGCACTGGcaacaagttttgttttgctATATTGATCGTCATGCAAACGAATGTAACTAAATCTCATTCAAGCATCAAGCCTTATCCTACGCTATTGTCTAAATTTATTACTCAGGACTCAATGGTCTAATTGTTCTCAGTGTTGTGGTTTGTAGACAAGATGTTCTCTCACTGGATAAGTAGTTGCACTAGTCTGGtaatttcattaatttattgagtatttaataaatatactttatCAACTTACTAACAACAGCAtctattttttacaatattattataatcatattatagATATGATGGACACTACTAATTGGACTAGCGCTAGTGATGATACCACGTTTTCTTTAAACGTTTCAGTTGTaagtaatttattatttatttaggtAATTATTGTGCTATATTAAATACGAGATAAATGAAAGAGTCTGCATGTAGCAAATGAATGAGAGACCATTATCTagattattaaataataattataattgtagCAATAGAGCAATATTGCTCTACCCtaagcttttaatttttagtgTATCTAAAACTATTTTCAACAATCTATTATCTAAACAATTGATTGTTGTAACTATTctctatttatttttaatttacaacaTTCATTTGATATTTGCCGTAGAGTCCGTAGACTGTATCATAGTAGCCTACATATACTCttatttacaacatattattgcGTGTTACGTTATTTTTACACAATGTTGCAAGGTTTGATGAGTTTTACTTTGATTACTGTAACCTGATAAAATTACACTTAAAAACTCTGCTACCCAAATTAATTCCATTTTCTGTCAACCCCGTGCCGAGGTTGAATAGCTAGCTTGCTCTTTTAAGTTGAGTTCcgctattttgttttttacctCCATTGGAGGGTATTTTGCGGAAAATTTTTATCTGATCTGATCTGACCCTTATTCCAGCAACTCAACTAAATCCTTGAAGAAATACATGCTGGAAAGGAAATTACTGTAGTTGTTTTAAATATGTTTGCGTGAAGGTGGAAGCAATCGAGTATGACAGTAAACACGGTTATTTGTGAACACTTACAGAAAAAAGATAATCAAAAACAAACTCACTCACTCAAAATTAATGGTCCGTACGCGTAATACGGTCAAACAACATATCAGATTTGCCAATGTTTTGGTTTGGCGACGTGATTAATTCATGTACCGTTTCAATAAGCATCCAATGCAACGCAAatgtgttttttttaataaaactggAAAGCTTAAAAGTTTGTAGAATTAATTAGATTTTTGTTTGTacgttaatatttttattattgtcatATTTTAATGAGTATCAATAAATAAAAGAGTGTGGTCCTTTTTATTACCTTTGTAATAATAAgggtaataataaattattattttaataataaacttatacaaaacaataaaattataaatgcaAATTGTAGTTGCTTTTCTGTTAAatactataaaaataaaagtctatgatgaggagacaactctcaTGTTATCAGTGTTCCCTGAAGGACAATCTGTCGTAAAAGTTACACTAGAAATGCCAATGATGGCCAATGATTCAGATAGTGGCTTCAATAGTGTTACAGAAAATTCgataaaaaaatagaaaatctaTGTTACTCCCTATTTATGATAAATCaatgcaaaaaaaacttttaacaacattttaataatctAATTTGCCAGATAGAAAACTAGTTATATGTATCTATAATTGAAGGATTGCGTGTATCTGTCATAGTAGACCCATAATTGTGTTATTGTTGTAAGTGTCCTATTGATTGTATGTTTAATATCATAATTATGTCTTTTGCATTACAgttgttgtttttcttttgtctgAAATCATTAAACTATTATCATTTGGGCTTGAGATTAGCTGTTAGTGGGCCTAAATGCTCCTATATGTATTGTTATATCTAGAATCAGCCATGTACAGATAGCCATGGAAAGAATAACAAACTGCACCAACTTTCTTAACAGATCCTCACGGAAACAACATATACAAATTCTGAAGATGAGAAGATCACCATTACAAACCCATTGCTAGTTCCAGCCTACCCATTGTACTACCATGACCAGGAGAACTTGGCATAAGGAAATCTCAGATAATCGCCTAAAGATTACAAACTGAATACAGACTATGATAACTTGTGTCATGCGATAGCAAGCTTTGTATCTGACATCGATCTATATCAGTTCTACCATTATAATTGGAGATTACACATTTTGAAATCTCCGCTGATAGAATACAACAGGAACCTCCAAAAATTACAATACTCTGATCTGAAGAGTTGAAGCATATAGTTCCACTCTTAGACACCAAGGCTAACTCTCaacccatatacatgtataaacaggCATATTCACCCATATACTTCACTCTTTCAATACAGCTTCATCATGGCAGACAGACGTGTTAGCAGATTAAGTGGAAGAGTCAACTTTCAGAGAACAAAAGGGGTGATTATGTTTTAAGTCTCTagaaatttacttttattagTTTGGTGTAGAGTGAAACTTAATgtatattttcttgtttctaAATAAACATGATGTAAAGTTCTGCTGTCTGTTAAATTTCCTAATTTGATAGTGCACTGCAATATCTAGTCACCCTGTGTGATTCACTGTTCCTGCCCAGAGCGAATGCCAGTTGATCTTGGGTGGTCTAATGgtcttgtgtggtctgtctgaCTTGCCACAGTGCCATACAGCTTGAttaggtgtcattgttttgtCAGCCTTTGAGCCAACAACATGTAGTTTTTAAGCCTCATTTTttgatgctgatactttcttttATCTGTATTAAGTTTCATCATTACACCAATATCTATCGCATACACATATAATCAAGAGTTAAACAGAAGGAGAATCacatactatttagcaatctcctggatgtgttattaaggtaaatattatatttttcattttatgtgttttattttatatgtttctaAATGGCTTTGCAGATGGCTACCTGTATAATTAGCATACTTTCAATAACCTTTATCGACAATcgagttattgttttattgtagtttcacggtgttgacaagcatatataataaacttttaatagaatatacactatgcCTCATCACCTGTATGTGACAATATAACTACGAACCAGGGGATTCGCTACAGTGAAACTTGCACACACTAACGGAAGTGAAATCGGACTGCCAGACGTATAtaggatatacatatatatatacatatatatatatatcaatgaaCATTAATTTCGCCTCCAGCAGCCCAGGTGAAACTCCGTTGATTTACAAAGGAAAAGTGATGCCAAGGAGCCAGAGTCGAGCAGCTAGAGCCACGCAGCCAGAGACATCTTGACTTCCAACTTGATAAGTCGcattaccttttcttttttctttaaaCAACAGCAATTGACTTTGttttgtgttttgttttttaatgaTTTATAAATCCTTTTACGCAGCTAGTTGAATTGTTCCCTAAATAGTGTGCGTTAGCAATTAAGCAATTCTACTAGTGCAGATTCTGGTCATTGGGCAGTGAATCATACAAGGGTGATAGTCTCAATTGATTTCTTGCAGAGAAAATTTGTGGTATGAATTTCAAAACTAATCCTGTATTGATTGCTGTCAgtaaaaactactgtaattaAACCTAGTGCATTGTCTTAAAAATTTTGGCATTTTTTTAGTAAGATAGCTATAAACAAGTTAAAAAATAGAACAATTTTCAGCTGAAAATTCTGACAGGTTTGACCATAGTGCAGATCACGTTGCCACCTTCTTGGAGTTGTGTCCTCGAATTCATTGGGTTAAATCAATACGAGTTGAGTTCCAAGCTTTTTCTCCTAAACTAAATCATGTCTGATAGCGAAGAACTCGCTTCTGCTCACAGTGAAGAATCTATCAGTAGGAGGTTTTCACCAAGACTAAAAATACAGTCAATTAAGTCTGAGTTACAAGCAACTATTGAAAATCTCAGTGTAAGTCACAAAGCTACATTAAATGACTTGCGAGATAACTCTATTGAACTTTCCTATGAACAGCTTAACAGCATGCATGGAGAAATCACATTAGGTGCAGTTAATATCACAAAACTGCATAGTGCATACAAAGAAGCTCATGAAAGCGACTTACAACCTGACAAGGAAGacattgtagaaatagattgcGTGCTTGCTGATAACAGGAAGGTTATCGACCAGTTAGAAATTCGTATGAATAAGTTGGTAACAAGAACCAAGCACGCTGAGCCAGACATAGAAAGCATAAAATCCAAAAATTCATCCTTTCTTTCCTCTAGACAATCCAGGTCTAGTAAATCAGGCTCGAGCAGACTTTCTCAGTCACTCAAAATCATGCAGGCCGAGGCAAAAGCTGCTGCTGCAACTAAACAAGCCCAGCTACAAGCCGAGATAGAATCTCAACAACTTGAGGAGGAAAGCCTCCAACTTCAGACACAAGTTCAAAGGAATAAAAGTCTGATAGCACAAGCTAAATTAAAAGCAGGGTTAGAAGCTGAGCGCCAACGTGAGCAGATTTACGCACAAGCAATAGCAGAAGAATTGGAAGATAACAATGAGTCATTGTTGCGccctcctgtcaccaataagTTAAATTCAGGACAAACACAGCTAAAAGACTCAAATGAGTTATTCCGACAAACATCACAACGGCCTGCCAATGAGGTGATCACACCACTGCGCCTTCCAAGAGCTTCCCCAGATAGTTCTCCTATGACGATTTCTAGTACCCCTACTACAGTCTTTGATCCTGTTGCTCTTGCTGAAGCAATCAACACGGTTTGCCAGCGTCCTGATGAACCACCCATATTTAAGGGTGAGACACTTAAGTATCAGCAGTGGAAGGCCTCCTTTTTCGAAACCTTTGATTTCAGTTCATGTACACCAGGCAAAAAATAGCTCAAACTGCAGCAATATGTTACAGGCAAGGCCTGGCAAAAAATAGAGGGCCTCAGCTATAGAAAAACAGAAAGTGCATGGAAGCTTGCCTGGAAGAAACTGGACACCAAATATGGCAAACCAGAAATAGTGGCGGAAGCCATGGAGGAAAAGTTACTCAGCTggcaaaaaattgaagcaaatgaCGGCGAACAGTTAGAAGACTTCATTGACTTTCGTGAAGTTTGTTCAGAATGTGATAGTGATTTGAACCTTGGTTCTAAATCTGTAAACAAGCGGCTGATACAAAAACTTCCATTACATATTGCTCACAGATGGACAGCAAAGGCCACAAaactggagaagaaattgagcAAGTTTCCACCACTCCAAGAATTCATCGACTTTCTAGTTCATGAATCTGACACATTAAACAACACATTGACTAAAGCGTATCAAGACTTTGGAAAAACAGATAAGTCAGTAAAAGGTAAAAGCGACAAAAGCAACAAAATCATGTCTTTTTCGACAGCAACCACAGCTGACGGTAAGTCTCACAATAGTTACAATGCCAATGGtctgaaacaaaacaaatacCCATGCTTGAACTGCAACATGAACAATCATACGACGGGTACTTGTTTCAAGCTTGGTAAGCAAATACACTCCGAAATCGAAAGGTTTTTCATGAGCCATAACTTATGTTTTGCATGTTCTAAGCCTAGACACCGAATGACTGATTGTCGGTCTCCAGAGAAATGCATAAAGAAAAATTGCAACCAACAACACCTCACAGTATTTCATGAATACTACGTAAAAGATAAAGACAGCAAAAGTAAGACTCCTATAGAAGTAATACAAACAGACAGTGAGAAATCAGCAACAGCCCTAAACTGTTCCGACACCAGACCAGCTAATATCATGTCATGGACAATACCAGTGtatatttcaaccaaagataATCCTGAAAAAGAAGTTCTGGTGTTTGCCTTGCTAGACTCCGGTTCAAATCGAACCTTCATCACTCAAAATACCCTTGACAAGCTCAATGTACAGACCTGTGATGCAGTTATGAAAATTAGTACACTTACTGATACTGAGGGCACTGATTCAATGCGCCAAGCGGCCTCAGGACTGCTGGTTCGTGGCTACCATCAGAGCAGAGCAAGTAGACTTCCACCGTGCATAAGCACAAGCAAAATACCTTTCAACTCAGAAGAGATACCCAATGCCACATCAGTGCAAAACTGGCCATACTTACAACATCTTGCCTCTCAGTTCATCTCTGCTCAAAAAGCAGCCAGCCTCGAGCTCGGATTGTTGATTGGAAACAATCTTCCACATGTGTTTATATCTAGACAAGAAATCAGTAGAGAAGACCATGAGCCCTTTGCTCGTCTCACTGACTTGGGTTGGATCTTGATGGGAAACGCCACAAACTCTGCACACAGCTACAACAGTTGCGGTCATACCATTCAATCTGGGACAATAGTAAACTTGGCAGTACAACAGCCAACGACTAGAAAATGTAtctcttttaaaatcaaaacagAAACCCCTGACTTCCCCAACACAGATAAATTCGAAcaacaaatactaaaagttcTTAGTTCTGACTTTCAAACAAATCACGCTGATGAGATAAAGACAATGTCAATCGATGATCTCAAATTCCTAAAAATTATGAAAGAGCAAATTCATAAAGATAAGCAGGGTTACATAACAATGCCATTACCATTTAAGGCTAAACCGCTCAGCATTGACACAAAAACCACTGCAATGCACAGATTTCATCTTCTtgaaaaaaagttcaaaaaagaTGCCATATATAAACTGCAATACCATGAATTTATGTCTGACATCATCAAAAAAGGGGAAGCAGTTCTGGCAACCGACGACACTACCAACTCTTGGTATATTCCTCATTTCGGTGTCTTTCATCCTCGCAAGCCTGACCGTATTCGCGTTGTGTTTGATTGCGCTGCTAAAGTGGGAGGAATCAGTTTAAATGACTTTCTACTACAAGGACCCGATCACATGAATGATCTTCAAGGCATTCTTCTTAGATTTCGTTTGAACCCTGTAGCCTTCATGGGTGATATAGAACGGATGTTTCACCAATTCAAGGTGAAACCAGAGCACCAAGACTATTTACGGTTTATTTGGTATGATTGTGATGGAAATCTAGCTACTTTCAAAATGACAGTGCATCTTTTCGGGGCTAGATCTTCACCCACTTGCGCAACATATGGACTTCGATTTCTCGCCGATCAATATAATTCATTATTGTCTGGCCATTCTGCATCTCATCAATTTGTTCACCACAACTTTTATGTTGATGACGGTCTCACAAGTGTCTTCAATGAGGCTGAAGTAGTTTCTCTCATTCATGAGACACGTGAACTATGTGCTGCCGGCCAGTTAAGACTTCACAAAATAGCGTCCAACAGTCGCGAAGTGATGTCACAACTTCCAAGAAGTGAGTGCGCCCGTGCCATTGCTAGTCTTGACCTATCTTCTGATCCGCTTCCCCAAAGGCGATCACTTGGTATTCTATGAGACACTGAAAAGGATAATTTTACCTTTCACCATGACACTGCTACAAAACCAGACACCCGACGGGGTGTACTACCTACGGTGGCCTCAATCTTTGACCCTCTTGGATTCCTCTCGCCATATATTTTAATTGGCAAAAACATTCTACAGGATATGTGTAGAAGTTCAGCTTCTTGGGATGATTCCCTGACAGGTGATTTATTGTCACTATGGAAGGAATGGAAAGCTTCTATTCCAGACTTAACAAACATAAGCATCCAAAGATGTCATCAACCGACAGACTTTGGCGACATCTTCAAGGCTGAGCTACATCACTTCTGTGACGCAAGTACTCGTGGTTACGGTGAGGTTAGTTATCTCAGACTAGTAAATACACAAGGACAAATAAATTGTTCACTTGTAATGAGCAAGAGCAGAGTAGCACCAATCAAGCCCATAACCATTCCGCGCATGGAACTGCAAGCAGCGGTTACCGCAGCTAAAGTGTCAAGATTTATTAAATCTGAGCTAGAGATTGATACCACAGAAACCTTTTGGACAGATTCTCAAATTGTTCTTGGGTACATTAAAAACACAACTAAACAGTTTCATCTTTATGTGACTAATAGAGTTCAGCAGGTGAGAGACAATTCAAGTCCTGAAAATTGGCGCTATGTCCCTACAGATCAAAACCCTGCCGATCACACTTCAAGAGGCCTGACTATCACTCAGCTGTTAAAATCTAACTGGCTTACAGGTCCAGATTTTCTCTGGAAGGAACCTATGCAATTTCCTGATCAGTTGACACCCGAAGTAAAACCTGATGACCCTGAAGTCAAATCCCTTTGTGTCCAAATGATTTCTAGTCCCAGTCAAACTCTCTATCAGCGACTACAGCGATTCTCTAGTTGGAATAAAGCTATCAAAGTCACTAAATTCTTTCTCAATAGAGTAGCCAAGTTAAAGGGCACTCAACTGCCAATTAACGCACCACTCCTGTACATAGTTAAATGCATACAAGCTGAGCATTTTCCAGAAGTGCAATCTCTGACAAAAGAGCAGCCACTAAATCCAAAGAGTACAGTTTTCAACCTGAACCCTTTTCTGGATAAAAATGGAGTAATGAGAATAGGAGGCCGCCTCAATCGCAGCACAGCTCTCAGTTTTTCTGAGAAACATCCAATTCTGCTGCCCAAAAGTGGGCATTTTACTCGCCTTCTTCTTCAGCATCTTCATGAGCAAGTGACCCATCAAGGAAGATGCTTCACATTGGCCAAGATGAGATCTTCTGGGTACTGGATAATAGGTGCCAGAAGTATAATAGCCTCTTTGATACACCAGTGTATTACTTGTCGATCCCACCGAGCTAAACCTCCAACACCCCAAATGGCCTCACTTCCTCATGAAAGATCTAGCCAATCGCCTCCCTTCAGCTATTGTGGGATCGATTGTTTTGGACCATTCATGGTCAAAGATAGAAGGACAGAGCTAAAACGATATGGACTCATGGTAACATGCCTCGCAAACAGAGCAGTGCACCTTGAAGTTTTGGACGATATGAGCACAACAGCCTTTGTGAACGGAATTCGAAACGTTATAGCCATTTGCGGGCCTATTAGAAAAATCTGGTGTGACCAGGGCACTAACTTTGTTGGAGCTGTTCAAGATTTAACAGAAAAAGGCATGCTTGAGTTTAAACTCAATCCTCCCAGCGCCAGTCACATGGGTGGCGTTTGGGAACGTATGATCCGAACTACTAGAAATGTCCTTCAGCCTCTTTTGAAGTCTCATAGTGATAGGCTTGACACAAGCCACCTTCGCACCTTGATGTACGAAGTCATGGCCATCATAAACTCCAGACCACTATCTGTGGTTACTGAAGAAGACATGCCTCTAAGTCCTAACATGCTTCTGACTATGAAATCTGATGTTACCCTACCGCCCCCTGGAAGCTTTGATGAGTCCGATATGTACAGTCGCAAGCGCTGGCGTGCGGTTCAACACATTGCTAATGTATTCTGGAAAAGATGGAAGACAAAATACTTATCCCAACTGCATTCTCGTCAAAAGTGGGTTCACAAGACAACAAATAATATAGCAGTAGGTGACATCGTATTAATCAAAGATGACCAAACAACAAGAAATGTCTGGTTAAAAGGCCGAGTTTCTGATTGTTACACATCTCAAGATGGACAAATACGCTCAGCTAAAGTACTGTTAGGCAACCGTGTACAGGCAAAAAACTCTGGGAAATTTCTAATCAGACCAGTTGTGAAATTGATTAAACTTTTATCAGTCAAATCAAATGATATGTGCTAGCACCAATCATgttgaaaattatgaaaatttaaGGTGGGAGTGTAAAGTTCTGCTGTCTGTTAAATTTCCTAATTTGATAGTGCACTGCAATATCTAGTCACCCTGTGTGATTCACTGTTCCTGCCCAGAGCGAATGCCAGTTGATCTTGGGTGGTCTAATGgtcttgtgtggtctgtctgaCTTGCCACAGTGCCATACAGCTTGAttaggtgtcattgttttgtCAGCCTTTGAGCCAACAACATGTAGTTTTTAAGCCTCATTTTttgatgctgatactttcttttATCTGTATTAAGTTTCATCATTACACCAATATCTATCGCATACACATATAATCAAGAGTTAAACAGAAGGAGAATCacatactatttagcaatctcctggatgtgttattaaggtaaatattatatttttcattttatgtgttttattttatatgtttctaAATGGCTTTGCAGATGGCTACCTGTATAATTAGCATACTTTCAATAACCTTTATCGACAATcgagttattgttttattgtagtttcacggtgttgacaagcatatataataaacttttaatagaatatacactatgcCTCATCACCTGTATGTGACAATATAACTACGAACCAGGGGATTCGCTACACATGAAGTATTGTAAAACCCCTCTTTGCATGCCTTGGGGATTCCCTTTCTTAGAGCATAGTCTTAGATTCTCACATCTAGGAAGGTCAATTAAAAAAATCTTGAT
Above is a window of Watersipora subatra chromosome 3, tzWatSuba1.1, whole genome shotgun sequence DNA encoding:
- the LOC137390645 gene encoding uncharacterized protein yields the protein MKISTLTDTEGTDSMRQAASGLLVRGYHQSRASRLPPCISTSKIPFNSEEIPNATSVQNWPYLQHLASQFISAQKAASLELGLLIGNNLPHVFISRQEISREDHEPFARLTDLGWILMGNATNSAHSYNSCGHTIQSGTIVNLAVQQPTTRKCISFKIKTETPDFPNTDKFEQQILKVLSSDFQTNHADEIKTMSIDDLKFLKIMKEQIHKDKQGYITMPLPFKAKPLSIDTKTTAMHRFHLLEKKFKKDAIYKLQYHEFMSDIIKKGEAVLATDDTTNSWYIPHFGVFHPRKPDRIRVVFDCAAKVGGISLNDFLLQGPDHMNDLQGILLRFRLNPVAFMGDIERMFHQFKVKPEHQDYLRFIWYDCDGNLATFKMTVHLFGARSSPTCATYGLRFLADQYNSLLSGHSASHQFVHHNFYVDDGLTSVFNEAEVVSLIHETRELCAAGQLRLHKIASNSREVMSQLPRSECARAIASLDLSSDPLPQRRSLGIL
- the LOC137390646 gene encoding uncharacterized protein, coding for MELQAAVTAAKVSRFIKSELEIDTTETFWTDSQIVLGYIKNTTKQFHLYVTNRVQQVRDNSSPENWRYVPTDQNPADHTSRGLTITQLLKSNWLTGPDFLWKEPMQFPDQLTPEVKPDDPEVKSLCVQMISSPSQTLYQRLQRFSSWNKAIKVTKFFLNRVAKLKGTQLPINAPLLYIVKCIQAEHFPEVQSLTKEQPLNPKSTVFNLNPFLDKNGVMRIGGRLNRSTALSFSEKHPILLPKSGHFTRLLLQHLHEQVTHQGRCFTLAKMRSSGYWIIGARSIIASLIHQCITCRSHRAKPPTPQMASLPHERSSQSPPFSYCGIDCFGPFMVKDRRTELKRYGLMVTCLANRAVHLEVLDDMSTTAFVNGIRNVIAICGPIRKIWCDQGTNFVGAVQDLTEKGMLEFKLNPPSASHMGGVWERMIRTTRNVLQPLLKSHSDRLDTSHLRTLMYEVMAIINSRPLSVVTEEDMPLSPNMLLTMKSDVTLPPPGSFDESDMYSRKRWRAVQHIANVFWKRWKTKYLSQLHSRQKFTQQTEYEDLPVSRFGSRYWKQWSQQTVSFDDAQQSCRGYGGSLSMFPTKEEANLILDIMNIDLKLNLHGEKASSHFFWIGLKYSETDRFWVNSENDIIIPGSKWSWPEDLLQFDDAVAADLNGCHAIKMSWNSIGNYVENSLVKVTCDTWASVENYLCEKTDSSYPGIWGHVHEHDRTAPWIERVRNKLGGKHQDEIVITENMLKSTLVKLPNLKAPDADSVQGFWDQKPDQPAQEACILPE